A window from Glandiceps talaboti chromosome 15, keGlaTala1.1, whole genome shotgun sequence encodes these proteins:
- the LOC144446736 gene encoding protein hu-li tai shao-like has translation MADLPNDVDATMNDNKDRDAREKYIDTVDREDPEYQRELIRPAVIKEDMKEMERRKRVSLILNSQAFREELEQIVESQIKSGPHPASLIALQQISELLLPHSRFNQVTGQAPTLGASAVMPVADIRGLDSQSYSKGEKILRCKLASLYRVMDLHGWTHSIYNHVSMRVSHEDDYFLVNPYGLLYHEITASSLIKVDMQGNVVDGGTTNYPPNKHGWSLHAAILSSRPDIKCIIELHTTSATAISCMKCGLMRCCDEACVLGDISYHDYTGMIVDKNDRDSITRALGPNNKILVQRNHGILVCGETIEEAYYLALNAMTACETQIKLMNCISADNMILVDEDMGKKAKEIASKGLPKTDEKRKWRIGELEFEAMMRSLDNMGHRTGYIYHQPLMKQEEKKKYSDVMTPPASTSFTYVHEGDVEKSKYESPMRMAQRKAAGDKTKWLTTPNSYTKVEVTIQEGEGSPKTKTKWVTEEDTTTGGVIKIGPQQFTNPGEDPKEFKKRQKEIKQDRRDDKISAGPISEVLSGVGYPGSRLQDAKSSGSGDNVQAASKGIIQRDYQKEAVVYTTYSPNPFEGMTEKEIIEYKKEISDKTGQDLKDMQFTTSEMPETEPAFKDDDHVVKEQTTTETVSRKEGDQEIVTTVTTVKKTVIETDIDAEPEKGTTDSRTSTLEHDEKEDSSKESSPTKETSPKKKEKDKKKKGFRTPSFLKKKEKKGKGEEEE, from the exons ATGGCAGATTTACCAAATGATGTAGACGCCACAATGAACGACAACAAAGACCGTGATGCCAGGGAGAAGTATATCGACACTGTGGATAGAGAGGACCCAGAGTACCAGCGGGAACTTATTAGACCAGCAGTTATCAAAGAAGACATGAAGGAAATGGAGAGGAGGAAACGGGTTTCACTCATCCTCAATAGCCAAGCTTTTAGAGAAGAATTAGAACAAATTGTAGAAAGTCAGATCAAG AGTGGACCCCACCCAGCTAGCTTGATAGCCTTGCAGCAGATCTCAGAACTTTTGTTACCACACTCAAGGTTTAACCAAGTCACTGGTCAAGCTCCAACTTTAG GTGCTTCGGCTGTTATGCCAGTAGCAGATATCCGTGGGTTAGATTCACAGAGTTACAGCAAAGGTGAGAAGATACTCCGCTGTAAGTTAGCATCACTTTATAGAGTAATGGACCTTCATGGCTGGACTCATTCCATCTATAATCATGTTTCC ATGAGAGTCTCACATGAAGATGACTATTTCCTTGTCAATCCATATGGATTATTGTACCATGAAATAACAGCATCAAGCCTGATCAAAGTTGACATGCAAGGCAATGTTGTAGATGGCGGAACAACCAACTACCCACCAAACAAGCATGGTTGGTCTTTACATGCAGCTATTCTCTCATCCAGACCTGATATCAAGTGTATTATTGAACTTCACACAACGTCAGCCACTGCT ATATCTTGTATGAAGTGTGGTCTAATGAGATGCTGTGATGAAGCCTGTGTCCTTGGTGATATTTCTTACCATGATTATACCGGTATGATTGTTGACAAAAATGACAGAGACTCCATCACTAGAGCTCTAGGACCCAACAACAAG ATCTTAGTGCAACGTAACCATGGCATTCTTGTCTGTGGGGAGACCATAGAGGAAGCCTATTACTTGGCATTGAATGCAATGACTGCCTGTGAAACACAG ATCAAACTAATGAACTGCATAAGTGCAGACAACATGATCCTAGTAGATGAAGATATGGGTAAGAAGGCCAAAGAGATTGCCAGCAAGGGTCTTCCCAAAACTGATGAGAAACGTAAATGGAGGATTGGTGAACTTGAATTTGAGGCCATGATGAGATCTCTGGATAACATG GGCCACAGGACGGGCTACATCTACCACCAACCGCTGATGAAacaagaagaaaagaaaaagtaTAGCGATGTGATGACACCACCAGCATCCACTTCCTTCACATATGTACATGAAGGTGACGTAGAAAAGAGTAAATATGAATCTCCCATGAGGATGGCACAAAGAAAAGCTGCCGGAGATAAGACCAAATGGCTGACCACACCTAATTCATACACTAAGGTGGAAGTTACTATCCAAGAAGGAGAAGGCAGTCCAAAAACCAAGACTAAG tggGTAACTGAAGAAGATACTACTACAGGTGGAGTCATTAAGATTGGTCCACAGCAGTTTACTAACCCAGGGGAGGATCCTAAAGAATTCAAGAAGAGGCAGAAAGAG ATTAAACAGGATCGTCGTGATGACAAGATATCTGCAGGACCCATCTCTGAAGTCCTCAGTGGTGTGGGATACCCAGGCAGTAGGTTACAG GACGCCAAGTCTTCTGGGTCAGGAGACAATGTGCAAGCTGCCTCTAAGGGTATCATCCAACGAGACTACCAGAAAGAAGCTGTTGTATACACTACCTATTCCCCTAATCCATTCGAAGGGATGACAGAGAAAGAAATTATTGAATATAAGAAAGAAATTTCCGACAAAACTGGACAAG ACTTAAAAGACATGCAGTTCACAACAAGTGAGATGCCAGAAACAGAACCTGCCTTCAAAGACGATGACCACGTAGTAAAAGAACAAACAACCACAGAAACAGTTAGCAGGAAGGAAG GTGACCAAGAGATCGTTACTACGGTGACTACAGTCAAGAAGACAGTGATAGAAACAGACATTGATGCCGAGCCTGAGAAGGGAACCACAGACAGTCGCACATCCACCCTGGAACATGATGAAAAAGAAGACAGCAGCAAAGAATCATCTCCAACCAAGGAGACATCGCccaaaaagaaagagaaagacaAGAAGAAGAAGGGATTCCGTACGCCGtcatttttgaagaaaaaagaaaagaagggCAAAGGAGAGGAAGAAGAGTAA